GGCGGCGTAGGAGTCGTAGTAGGGCTCGAGGGTGAGCACCTCGTCCCCCGGGCCGGCGAGCGCGAGGATCGTCGCCGCGATGGCCTCGGTGGCGCCGGCGGTGACGAGCACCTCGGTGTCCGGGTCGACGGCGAGGCCGTAGTGGCGGGCCTGGTGGGCCGCGACCGCCTCGCGCAGCTGCGGGATGCCCGGGCCGGGCGGGTACTGGTTGAAGCCGTCACGGATCGCGGCGACGGCGGCCTCCTTGAGGTGCTCCGGGCCGTCGACGTCCGGGAAGCCCTGGCCGAGGTTGACCGCCCCGGTGCGGGTCGCGAGCTCGGACATCTCGGCGAAGATCGTCGGCGCGACGGCGCCCGACGGCGAGAGCAGGCCGGCCCCGCGGGCCACGTCGATCCACCGGTCACTACGCATGGCGGGCATCCTCGCACCTCTGCCGGGAGCGGGCGGCTCCCGTTCACCAGGTGCCCTTACACCTACGCGCAGCCTGTGGACGGCCAGGCGGCCGCGACCGAGCTCGACGCCATGGCGGGCGAGCTCAAGGAGCTCTGCGAGACCGCGGTGTTCCCGGCCATGGATCCCTGGGCGTCGGCCCGGACCAGGCCGCCACCTACGTCTACAAGAACGCCGACGGCACCGAGATCTGGAGCCAGACCTTCACGTCCTGACCCGCGCGAGGTGGCGTCCACGGCCCGTGGACGCCACCTCCCCGGCGGCGAGCTGGGACGTGCTCAGCGCACGGGCACGCCGTGCGCCGGCGTCAGAGCCGGTCGAGCAGCCGGCTCCGGCGCCGCTCGTACTCCTCGTCGCTGATCTCGCCGGCCTCGTGGAGGTCGGTGAGCGCCTTCGCAGACGCGACCACCTGCTCACCGACCGTGCGCCGGCGCAGGACCTTGATCGCCGCCGCCACGACGAGGACGGCGGCGACGAGGAACGCGACCAGCACGAGTGTCCACACCACGTCGTACGAGGCGGGGAGCAGAGGGTTCACACCGGGGGCAAGCATGGGCTCAGACTAGGGAAGACGCGTCGGGCCTGTGGGCACTCTCCACCCGAGGATCGCGGACAGCTACGTCACGGCCGGCGACGTAACGTGGGGCAGAGCCTTACCGTCGAGCCGAGGAGTGCCGTGAAGCCCTGGCCTGAGATCGTCCCCCGCCTGGTCGCCAGCGACATCGACGGCACGATCGTGCCGCACGGTGGCACCGTGAGCCCCCGCACCCGCGCCGCGCTGCAGCGGTACGTCGAGCACGGCATCGAGGTCGTCCTCGTCACCGGCCGCCCGCCCCGGTGGCTGCCGCCGGTGGTCGAGGCGACAGGGCTCACCGGTCCGGTCATCGCCGCCAACGGGGCGATGGTCGTCGACGCCGGGTCGCTGGAGCCGATCGAGGTGAGGGCGATCCCGCCCGAGCACCTCGGCGAGGCGGTCGAGCGCTTCACCGCGGCGTTCCCCGACGCCGTCTTCGCCGTCGAGACGCCCGGGGAGCTGCTCGTCGGGCCGGGCTTCGCGCAGGCCCCCGCACGCGGTCGGCGCGAGGGACTGACCCCGGAGGGGCCGCCCGTCACCGAGGCCGCCTCCCTCGGCGAGCTCCTCGACGTCGCGGACGTCATCAAGATCCTCGTCCGCAGCCCCGCGTCCGACCCGGACGAGATGCTCGCGACCGGCCGCGCCGAGGCGGGGCACGTCGTGAGCGTCACCCGCTCCGGCGTCGCCCGGCCGCTGCTCGAGCTCGGGCCGGTGGGCGTCACCAAGGCCTCGACCCTCGCCGAGCACGCGCGCGCCCGCGGCATCGACCGGGCGGACGTCGTCGCCTTCGGGGACATGCCCAACGACGTCGAGATGCTCCGCTGGGCCGGCCACGGCTTCGCCATGCACGACGGGCACCACGAGGCCCGCGCCGCGGCGCCGTACCTCGCCCCTCCCGTCGAGGAAGACGGCGTCGCCCAGGTCCTCGAGACCTTCCTCGCCGCCCGCCCCCTCAGCCCCGTCGTCGAGGGCTGAGGACACCTGACGGCCCGCCGGTCGGGACGGCGGCCGGACCCGGCTAGAGCACGATCAGACTGAGCACCCACGTCGCGAGGATGGCGGCGACACCCTCGATCGCCGTCGCCGGGGTCAGCGTGCGGTAGGCCGTGGCGACGGGGATGCGGCTGAGCTGGGAGACGACCCAGAAGTAGGAGTCGTTGGCGTGGGACACGACCATGGCCCCGGCGCCGACGGCGAGGACCGCGAGCGCCGCGCCCGTGGAGCCCGGCAGCCCGAGGGTGTCGAGCAGCGGGGCGACGAGCGCGGCGGTCGTGATGATCGCGACGGTCGAGGAGCCCTGCGCCGTCTTGAGGGCGGCGGCGATGACGAAGGGGACGAAGACGCCCAGGCCAAGGGTGGTGAGGTGCTCGGTGATGACGTCGGTGAGGGCGCTCGCGCCGAGGACGCCACCGAACGCGGCGCCGGCGGCGGTGATGAGGAGGATCGGCGCGGCCACGGTGATCGAGCCGGTGACGATCGAGTTGAGCTGCTCGAGTCTGCCCTTCCCCCGGAGCAGCGCGACGCCGAGCGCGAAACCGATCACGAGGGCGATGACGGGCGCCCCGACGAAGCGCACGGTGGTGGCGAGCGCGCCGTCCCCGAGCGGGGCGCCGGGCAGCGAGGCGACCGAGGCGAGGCAGATGAGGACGATCGGCACGAGGATCGGCAGGAACGAGGCGAGCGCGGAGGGCAGCGTGCCGTACTCGGCGCGCATCTCCTCGTAGGTCCGCTCGTTGCGTGCCTCCTCCTCGGTCTGCGGCTCGAGCTCGACGTAGCGGTTGCGCAGCGCGCTGGCGAAGAGGAGCGCGGCTCCGGCCGCGAACGCCGCCACGGGCAGACCCAGCCCGATGACGAGGCCGAGGTTGTCGACGACGCCGAGCTCGCTCGCCGCCGCGAGCGGCCCGGGAGTGGGCGGGACGATGGTGTGGGTGGCGTACAGGCCGGTCATGAGCGCGACCGACATGGCCACGGGTGAGACGCGGGCCCGCACGGTGATCGCCTTGCGCAGGGAGTTGAGGATGATGAAACCGGAGTCGCAGAACACCGGGATGGCGACGACGTAGCCGATGACGCTCATCGTGAGGTTGGGGAACCGCGTGCCGAGCACCCGGATGAGGGCGTCGGCCATGGAGATCGCGGCGCCCGAGCGCTCGAGGACGAGCCCGATCATCGTCCCGAAGAGGATGACGAGGCCGATGTTGCCCATCGTGTTGCCGAAGCTCGTGAGGATCGTCGGGATGATGTCCGCGGTCGGCAGCCCGAACGCGAAGCCGCCGACGACCGCGGCGCCGAGGAGCGCGAGGAACGGGGAGATCTTCAGCCTGGCCGTCATGTAGACGATGGCCGCGACGAGTAGGACGAGGACGAGGACGTCGATCACGGGGTGCTCCTTCGCACGAGGTGGTCAGCGGTCGGTCAGCGGTCGGATTCGGCGGGACGGTGGGCGAGGAGGCGGCAGACGGACTCCGCCGCCTCGGCGAGCAGCGGTGCCGCGTCCGCCCGCAGCTCCTCCTCGGTCGCGGGCCCGGGGGCGATGGACACGGCGGCGGTGAGCCCGGCGGCGGCGACCTCCTGCGCGGTGAGGGCGACCCGTCCGGCGAGGACGACGACCGCCGCCCCCTCCGGCGCGCACTCCCGCACCCGGTCGACGACCTTGCCGTGCAGCGACTGTCCGTCCAGGCTGCCCTCCCCGGTGAGGACGATGTCGGCACCGGCGAGCGCGGCGCGCAGGTCGACGGCGTCGGCCACGAGCCGCGAGCCGGGCAGGACCTGCGCCCCGAGCACCGCGCACAGCGCGGCGGGCAGCCCGCCGGCGGCGCCGGTGCCGGGCGTCTCGCGCAGCCATCGCTCCGGGACGCCGGTAGCGCGGGCCAGCCGACCGGCGAGGTGGGCGAGCCCGGCGTCGAGGGTCGCGACGTCGTCGGGGCCGGCACCCTTCTGCGGGCCGAACACGGCCGCAGCCCCGCGCCGGCCGACGAGCGGGTTGTCGACGTCGACGGCGATGCGCCAGCGCACCCGCCGCGCCCGCGGGTGGAGGTCGTCGAGCTCGATCCGCTCGATCGCGGCGAGCCCTCCCCCGCCGGGTGGGACCGGGTTCCCGGCGGCGTCGAGGAACCGGGCGCCCAGCGCGCGCAGCACACCGGCGCCGCCGTCCGTCGTGGCCGAGCCGCCGATGCACAGGAGGACCTCCTCGGCGCCGGCGTCGAGCGCGGCGCGGGCGAGCTCGCCCACCCCGGCGGAGTCGGCGTGCAGCGGCCGGGGCGGCACGTCGCGCACGTGGGGCAGGCCGTTGGCCTCGGCCGCCTCGATGACGGCGGTGCGCGAGTCGGCGCTCAGCCCGTACCGGGCGGTGCGACGCCGGCCGAGGGCGTCGTGGACCTCGACGTGGTGCTCGCGCCCGTCCCACGCGGCGAGGAGCGCGTCGAGGGTGCCCTCCCCGCCGTCGGCCATCGGGACCGCCGAGACGGACGCGCCGGGGCCGAGGGCGCACCGTGCGCCGCGCACCATCGCCTCGGCCGCCTCGCGGGCGGTGAGACTTCCCTTGAAGGAGTCCGGGGCGGCGACGACCTGCTGCCTCACCAGCACAGGCAGAAGGGGTGTCCCGCCGGGTCGGCGTACACCTGGAAGGTGTCGGCCCCGTTGCCGTTCTCGGCGGCCTTGAGCAGGCGGGCGCCCAGGGCCATCACGTGCTCGTGCCCCTCGGTGATGTCGTCGATCCACAGGTCGAGGTGGATCTGCTGGGGCTCGCCGTCGGGCCACTGCGGGGGGACGTGCTCGGGTGCGAGCTGGACGGCGACGCACGGCTTGCCGTCGACGACGATCTCGTGCCAGTCGCCGTCGGCCTCGACGGTGCCTCCCAGCACCCCCGCCCAGAAGCGGCTCTCGCTCTCCACGTCGGCGGCGTCCAGGACGACGAGGGTGTGCTTGATCTGCATGGCGGCCTCCTTGTCGGGTGGCGCCACGCTAGTCCGGTCGGTGCCCCGGCGGGAGGGTTCCGGGTGGGCGACCTCGCCCGCCCCGGCTCTGCGCCGGGGCGCCCGACCGCCTCAGACCTGCAGCAACGCCTTGATCGCGCGGCGCTCGTCCATTGCCCGGTAGGCCTCGGCGGCGTCCTCGAGCGGGAGCGCGAGGTCGAAGACCTTGCCCGGGTCGATGCGCCGCTGCCGGATGAGGTCGATGAGCTCGGGCAGGTACCGGCGCACGGGCGCGGGGCCTCCGTGGAGGGCGACGTGGGAGCCGAAGAGGAGCCTGCCGGGGATCTCGACGTCGTGGGAGACGCCGACGAAGCCGACGTGCCCGCCCGCCCGGGTGGAGTTGATCGCCTGGAGCATGGCCTCCTGGGTGCCGACCGCCTCGATGACCGAGTGGGCACCGAGGCCGTGGGTCATCTCCTTGACGACTGCGGCGCCATCGTCGCCGCGCTCGGTGACGATGTCGGTGGCGCCGAACTCCCGGGCCAGTGCCTGCCGGTCGGCGTGCCGGCTGAAGGCGATGATCCGTTCGGCGCCCATCTCGCGGGCGGCGAGCACCCCGAGCAGCCCGACGGCGCCGTCGCCGACGACGGCGACCGTCTTGCCCGGCCCGGCCTGCGCGGCCGCGGCCGCGAACCACCCGGTGCCGAGCACGTCGGAGGCGGCGAGGAGGCTGGGGACGAGCTCGGCCTCGGGCTGTCCCGGGGTGGCGACGAGCGTGCCGTCGGCGAGCGGCACGCGCAGGTACTCGGCCTGGGCGCCGCTCATGCCGACGCGGTGGACGCAGCCGGACTGGTAACCCGAGCGGCAGATCTCGCACGTGTTGTCCGAGGCGATGAAGGAGCCGACGACGAAGTCGCCCGGCTTCACCGTCATGACGTCGGAGCCCACCGCCTCGACGATGCCGACGTACTCGTGGCCCATCGGCCGGGGGCGGCGGATCTCGTCGGCGCCGCGGTAGGGCCACAGGTCAGAGCCGCACACGCAGGTGGCCGCGAGTCGGATGACGGCGTCGGTCGGTTCGGTGACCGTGGGCATCGGCAGGTCCTCGACCCTGACGTCCCCGGCCGCGTGCATGACAACTCCGCGCATGGTGCTCCTCTTCGCTCGCGCCGCCCTGGGGCGGTCCTGGCTCGTTCCGGCCAGGTGCCAGCGTCGCCTCCGCCGGGCAGGCGCACAAGCGGGAAGGACGACGGCGGCGCTACCCCCCGCACGTGGGGTGGCGCCGCCGTCGGAGTGCTGTGCCCGGTCGTGCCGCGCACTGCACGGATGTCGAGAAACCTAGTCCTACGTGCGGCGTTGCACCAGAGGTAGCCCTCTCCCCTGCCGGCGTCGGACCGCGGGGAGACCATGGAGAGGTGACGCAGCAGCTCCTCTCGTGGGACGCCCACGCGGGCTCCTGGCAGCCGATCGCGAACGAGCAGCCGATCCCCGCGCGCAACGCCCAGGTGGCGTGCGACGTCCCGGTGGAGGTGACGGCGCGGGTGGAGTGGGCGACGGACGGCGTCCAGCTCGTCGAGACGGTGGTGTGGGCGTGGTCGGGGCGCACGGTCCTCGTCGAGCTGCACGACACGCGGCGGCAGACGATCGGGGTGTGGCTCCCGGCGGGCGACGTCCGGCGCCGCTGAGGGTCGGACGCTCTCCCGGACCTCGCCCCGGCGCGACGTCCGGAGTCGCCGTGTGACGGCACGGGAGTCGGCAGGAGGCCGACGTCGGGCGGCCTGCCCGTCCGTAGCGTCACCGTCCATGACAACCGACACCGCCACCCGCCCGACGACCCTCACCCGGCTGCGCCTGCCGGCCCTCATCGCCTACACGTGGGTGATGATCCTGCTCCTCGGCGCGATCCTGCTCGAGACGTTGATGGTCTACCCCAACGTCTTCGCCGACCCGCCCGACTCCCTCGCCCTGACGATGGACTTCCTCTCCGTCACCGGGCCGAGCGACTTCTTCCCGCCGTTCGGCATGGCCACCTGGGCCTTCGGCGCGGCCGCGCTCGTCACGACGTGGCGCCAGCGCGACGCCCGCGGCTGGGTCGCACTCAGCCTCGCGATGGTCGTGTGCGAGGGCATCGCCTCGGTGCTGTTCTTCTGGCCGCGCAACGAGATCCTCTTCGTCGAGGGCACGGCGGTGCACTCCGCCGACTACCTCGTCCAGGTCGCCCGCGAGTTCGAGACCTGGCACTGGGCCTCGCGCATGGTCTTCAACGCCACCGCGGCCCTCGCCGCGTTCGTCGCGTTCCTGCGCGTCCACCGCGCATGGGTGCTGCGGCGCGCGGACCTCGGCTGAGGCTCAGGGGCGGCCGACGCCGTCGAGGTGCCGGCGCAGCACCTCCACCAGCCGCTCGGGGGTGGCGTGCCGCGGGTTGACGGCGGCGTGCACGGCGAGGCCGTCGACGAGCGCGAACAGCCGGTGCGCCTCGAGCTCGACGTCCTCGGCCGCGGCGTCGGCCGGGAGCAGCCGGCGCACCCACTGGAGGCAGCCGTCCCACAGGGCGGTGTAGGCCTCCTCGCGCAGCTCACGCAGCTCGGGCTGGACGAGCGCGCGGGCGGTGAACGCGAGCCAGACCTCGTTCTCCGCCCGCCGCTCCGCGTCGAGGGGCAGGAGCTCGCCGAGGACGGCGACGGCGGCCTCCCGGACGTCCGGCGGGCGGTGCGCAGCGGCGACCCGCTCCTGGACGCGTCCCACGACCAGACGCATCGCGAAGACGAGCAGGTCGGTCTGGGTGCTGAAGTAGTGCCGCAGCGAGCCGGTGGACAGGCCGGCCTCCCGGGCGACGGTCCGGACGGACGCCTCGGCGAGGCCGTCGCGGCGGACCACGCGCCACACCGCCTCACCCAGCTCCCGGCGGCGTTCCTCGACATCGACGACTCTCGGCACCTGCCCTTTGTAGCACGGTCGTGATACTTTGGGCGATCTGACACAGTCGTGCTAGCTCCTCCGACCGAGGAGGCGTCGTGGACCACGCCAACCGTCCCGCCCAGCGCACCGCCACCCCCGCGCCCCCTCCGCCGACGCCCGCGCCGCCCGCCGCGCGCCGGGTCGCCCGGCGCAGCCTCGTCATCGCCGCCACCGGCTGGGTGACGGCGAACGCGTGGGTCACCCTCACGGTGGAGCGCCGCCCCTTCGACTGGCCCGCGCGGCCCGCCGGCTCGGTGGGTCAGGACCTCCTGGACGCCAACCTCGCGCTGGTCCAGGTGCTCCTGCTCATGGGGGTGGTCCACCTCCTCACCCGGCGCCGTGCACGCCCGGACCTCGCTGCCCGCGCTCCCGACCGGACGACGTCGCTGCGGGAGACGCTCCTGCTCCTCGGCTACGGCGCGCTCGGCCTGGCCGGTGGCTTCCTCCTCGCCCGGGCGCTCGGCTGGCACCCGTTCGCGCTGCACGTCGCGGGGAGCATCTACGGCACGCACGCCGTCGTCGAGCCGGCCGAGATCCTCACCTGGGCGGGCTACAACCTCCTCGTCTACGCCGTCGTCCCGCTCCTCTGGTTCCGGCGGCGCTACTCGGCCCTCGCGCTGGGCCTGCGCTCGACCGACCGGCGCGGCGACCTCCTCGTCATCGTCGTCGTCCTGCTCCTCGAGCTCGCCTTCCAGGTCCTCGCCCTCGACCCGGGGATCGTCGACCTGGAACCCAGTCAGCTGGTGCTCGGTGCGCCCCTGACCTTCCTCCTCTACCTCGCCGGGGCGGTCCTGCCGGCGATGGTCTTCATCTACGCGATCCTCGTGCCGCGCTACCTCAGGCTCACCGGCTCCGCGACGGCGACCGTGATCCTGGGAGGGCTGACCTATGCCGCCATGCACGTGTGGGACGCCTGGACGGTGCTCACCTCGCCCAGGGACGCGCTCGTGTCCGGGATCTTCCTGCTCCTCACGTACTTCGCCCCGGGAATGATCAAGACCCACCTCACCGTGCGCACCGGCAACGCGTGGGTCCACGTGTGGGCCTACCACGCCCTCGCGCCGCACACCCTCGTGGACACCCCGCACGTCGTCCACTCCTTCGGCATCCACTGAGGTGCTGTCACGTCCTGCCCGCCCGCGGTGTCTGGTGAGCACAACCCGATGAGGACCTCCGAGGAGTGAGTGGACATGACACGCACGACAGACGTGGTGGTCGTCGGCGGCGGGTACGCCGGCGTCGTCGCCGCGAACCGGCTCAGCACGGCCCCGAACCTCCAGGTCACCCTGGTCAACCCGCGCAGCACCTTCGTCCAGCGGATCCGGCTCCACCAGCGCACCGCGGGCACGCACGACGCCGTCACCGACTTCGCCGACGTCCTCGCCCCCACCGTGCGGCTCACCGTCGACACGGTGACGAGGGTCGACCTCCCGTCCCGGACGCTCGTGCTCGACAGCGGCGCCGCCGCCCGGTACGACTACCTCGTCTACGCCGTCGGCAGCCACAGCGCGCCGTCCCCCGTCCCCGGGGCGAGCGGGCACGCCCATCCGCTGAGCACGCTGGAGCAGGCGCAGGCACTCCAGCACTCGCTCGCCGCCACGAGCCCCGCGGAGCCGCTCGTCGTGGTCGGCGGGGGCGCCACCGGGATCGAGACGGCGGCCGAGCTGGCGGAGACCGGGCGCCCGGTCACCGTGGTCACCCGCGGCGAGGTCGGCACCTACCTCCACCCGGGCGCGCGGCGTGAGGTCCGGCGACAGCTCGAGCGGCTCGGCGTCACCCTGCTCGAGGGCGTCACGGTCGGTGCCGTCACCTCCCGCTCGGTCCACCTGTCCGACGGGCGGGAGCTGCCGAGCGCGGTCACCGTGTGGACCGCCGGCTTCGGCGTCCCGGACCTCGCCGCCCGCAGCGGCCTGAGCACCGACGCCGTCGGTCGCGTGCTCACCGACGAGACGCTCACCAGCGTCGACGACGAGCGCGTCGTCGCCGCGGGTGACTCCGCCGCGCCGTCGGGCCTTGCCTACCGGATGAGCTGCGCGGCAGCCCTGCCGCTCGGTGCCCACGCAGCGGCCACGGTCCTGCGGCGGGTGGCCGGCGAGGAGCCCACCCGCTTCTCCGTGCCCATGCCCGGGCAGTGCCTCAGCCTCGGCCGCCGGGCCGGCATCCTGCAGCTCTCCCGGCGCGACGACACCGCGACCCCGGTCTACGTCGGAGGCCGGCTCGGCGCGTGGCTCAAGGAGTCCGTCACCGCCGGCAACCTCGCCTCGCTCGGCATGGTCGCGCGCTACCCCGGCCTCATCGCCTCCCTCACCACCGTCCACGACCCGCGCCGGGCGCGGAGGGTCGCGGACCACACCGCCGCAGCCGCGGCGACCCGGGCAGACTGAGGACACCCGGCCAGGGAGGTCGACCGTGACCGACGAGTCCACCGACGAGGCGACCGACACCTTCGTCACCCACCGCAACCTGCTCTTCACCGTGGCCTACGAGATCCTCGGCTCGGCCGGCGACGCCGAGGACGTGCTGCAGGAGAGCTGGCTGCGGTGGGTCGGCGTGGACCTCGCCGACGTCCGCGACCGGCGCGCCTACCTCGTGCGGATCGCCACCCGGCAGGCGCTCAACCGGCTGCGCACCGTGCGCCGGCGCCGGGAGGAGTACGTCGGGCAGTGGCTGCCCGAACCGCTGCTCACCTCACCCGACGTCGCGGAGGACGTCCTGCTCGCGGAGGGCGTCTCGATGGCGCTCATGGTCGTGCTCGAGACGCTCTCCCCCACCGAGCGGGCCGTGTTCGTCCTGCGCGAGACGTTCGGATTCGGCTACGACGAGATCGCCGACGCCGTCGGGAAGTCCCCCGAGGCCGTCCGGCAGGTCGCCCACCGCGCCCGCACCCACGTGAGGGCGCGCCGGCCCCGTCGGCCCACGACCCAGACCGAGAGCCGACGAGCGCTGGAGGCGTTCAAGATCTCGATCGAGACGGGCGACGTCCAGGCGCTCATGGACGTCCTCGCTCCCGACGTCGTCGTCCTCGCCGACGGTGGTGGGGTGCGCCAGGCGGTGCCCAACCCGGTCCGCGGGGCGGAGAAGGTGGCCCGGCTCTTCCTCGGCGGCATCCGCAAGGCGGGCGGCGTCCTCGCCGCGGAGCACGCGGCCGTCAACGGCCAGCCGGCCCTCCTCGTCACCATGGACGGCGAGCTCGACGGCGTCTTCACGGCCCAGGTGGAGGACGGCCGGATCACCGGGATCTACTACGTCCGCAACCCGCACAAGCTCTCCCGGACCGAGGAGAGCGTCCCGCTCGCGCGGCGCTGAGGCACGGTCGCACGCCGACGGCCGCACGCGCCGGGCACCATCGAACCGGCGTCACCAAACCACCTCCCGACGTCGGTGTCAGGCGCTAACTTCTGCGCAGTGCCCAGGGAAGGGCACCTGACGACCTCGATGGGACAATCGGATGAACACCACTGTGCGCCGTCTCGGCGCTGGAGCGGCCGCCGCTCTGCTGACCGCATCGCTCGCCGTCGTGGCGGCACCCTCCGCACTCGCGAAGGGCGGTGAGGTCGGCGGCTCGGGCTCGGAGTTCCACCTCTCCGACACCTTCTCGGCCCAGGCCAACACGAAGTTCACCTACGGCCGCGCGACCGACGAGGTCTACGTC
Above is a genomic segment from Georgenia wutianyii containing:
- a CDS encoding SHOCT domain-containing protein; translation: MNPLLPASYDVVWTLVLVAFLVAAVLVVAAAIKVLRRRTVGEQVVASAKALTDLHEAGEISDEEYERRRSRLLDRL
- a CDS encoding HAD family hydrolase, yielding MKPWPEIVPRLVASDIDGTIVPHGGTVSPRTRAALQRYVEHGIEVVLVTGRPPRWLPPVVEATGLTGPVIAANGAMVVDAGSLEPIEVRAIPPEHLGEAVERFTAAFPDAVFAVETPGELLVGPGFAQAPARGRREGLTPEGPPVTEAASLGELLDVADVIKILVRSPASDPDEMLATGRAEAGHVVSVTRSGVARPLLELGPVGVTKASTLAEHARARGIDRADVVAFGDMPNDVEMLRWAGHGFAMHDGHHEARAAAPYLAPPVEEDGVAQVLETFLAARPLSPVVEG
- a CDS encoding GntP family permease; protein product: MIDVLVLVLLVAAIVYMTARLKISPFLALLGAAVVGGFAFGLPTADIIPTILTSFGNTMGNIGLVILFGTMIGLVLERSGAAISMADALIRVLGTRFPNLTMSVIGYVVAIPVFCDSGFIILNSLRKAITVRARVSPVAMSVALMTGLYATHTIVPPTPGPLAAASELGVVDNLGLVIGLGLPVAAFAAGAALLFASALRNRYVELEPQTEEEARNERTYEEMRAEYGTLPSALASFLPILVPIVLICLASVASLPGAPLGDGALATTVRFVGAPVIALVIGFALGVALLRGKGRLEQLNSIVTGSITVAAPILLITAAGAAFGGVLGASALTDVITEHLTTLGLGVFVPFVIAAALKTAQGSSTVAIITTAALVAPLLDTLGLPGSTGAALAVLAVGAGAMVVSHANDSYFWVVSQLSRIPVATAYRTLTPATAIEGVAAILATWVLSLIVL
- a CDS encoding glycerate kinase; translated protein: MRQQVVAAPDSFKGSLTAREAAEAMVRGARCALGPGASVSAVPMADGGEGTLDALLAAWDGREHHVEVHDALGRRRTARYGLSADSRTAVIEAAEANGLPHVRDVPPRPLHADSAGVGELARAALDAGAEEVLLCIGGSATTDGGAGVLRALGARFLDAAGNPVPPGGGGLAAIERIELDDLHPRARRVRWRIAVDVDNPLVGRRGAAAVFGPQKGAGPDDVATLDAGLAHLAGRLARATGVPERWLRETPGTGAAGGLPAALCAVLGAQVLPGSRLVADAVDLRAALAGADIVLTGEGSLDGQSLHGKVVDRVRECAPEGAAVVVLAGRVALTAQEVAAAGLTAAVSIAPGPATEEELRADAAPLLAEAAESVCRLLAHRPAESDR
- a CDS encoding VOC family protein, with amino-acid sequence MQIKHTLVVLDAADVESESRFWAGVLGGTVEADGDWHEIVVDGKPCVAVQLAPEHVPPQWPDGEPQQIHLDLWIDDITEGHEHVMALGARLLKAAENGNGADTFQVYADPAGHPFCLCW
- a CDS encoding zinc-dependent alcohol dehydrogenase family protein — protein: MRGVVMHAAGDVRVEDLPMPTVTEPTDAVIRLAATCVCGSDLWPYRGADEIRRPRPMGHEYVGIVEAVGSDVMTVKPGDFVVGSFIASDNTCEICRSGYQSGCVHRVGMSGAQAEYLRVPLADGTLVATPGQPEAELVPSLLAASDVLGTGWFAAAAAQAGPGKTVAVVGDGAVGLLGVLAAREMGAERIIAFSRHADRQALAREFGATDIVTERGDDGAAVVKEMTHGLGAHSVIEAVGTQEAMLQAINSTRAGGHVGFVGVSHDVEIPGRLLFGSHVALHGGPAPVRRYLPELIDLIRQRRIDPGKVFDLALPLEDAAEAYRAMDERRAIKALLQV
- a CDS encoding TetR/AcrR family transcriptional regulator codes for the protein MPRVVDVEERRRELGEAVWRVVRRDGLAEASVRTVAREAGLSTGSLRHYFSTQTDLLVFAMRLVVGRVQERVAAAHRPPDVREAAVAVLGELLPLDAERRAENEVWLAFTARALVQPELRELREEAYTALWDGCLQWVRRLLPADAAAEDVELEAHRLFALVDGLAVHAAVNPRHATPERLVEVLRRHLDGVGRP
- a CDS encoding NAD(P)/FAD-dependent oxidoreductase, translating into MTRTTDVVVVGGGYAGVVAANRLSTAPNLQVTLVNPRSTFVQRIRLHQRTAGTHDAVTDFADVLAPTVRLTVDTVTRVDLPSRTLVLDSGAAARYDYLVYAVGSHSAPSPVPGASGHAHPLSTLEQAQALQHSLAATSPAEPLVVVGGGATGIETAAELAETGRPVTVVTRGEVGTYLHPGARREVRRQLERLGVTLLEGVTVGAVTSRSVHLSDGRELPSAVTVWTAGFGVPDLAARSGLSTDAVGRVLTDETLTSVDDERVVAAGDSAAPSGLAYRMSCAAALPLGAHAAATVLRRVAGEEPTRFSVPMPGQCLSLGRRAGILQLSRRDDTATPVYVGGRLGAWLKESVTAGNLASLGMVARYPGLIASLTTVHDPRRARRVADHTAAAAATRAD
- a CDS encoding RNA polymerase sigma-70 factor produces the protein MTDESTDEATDTFVTHRNLLFTVAYEILGSAGDAEDVLQESWLRWVGVDLADVRDRRAYLVRIATRQALNRLRTVRRRREEYVGQWLPEPLLTSPDVAEDVLLAEGVSMALMVVLETLSPTERAVFVLRETFGFGYDEIADAVGKSPEAVRQVAHRARTHVRARRPRRPTTQTESRRALEAFKISIETGDVQALMDVLAPDVVVLADGGGVRQAVPNPVRGAEKVARLFLGGIRKAGGVLAAEHAAVNGQPALLVTMDGELDGVFTAQVEDGRITGIYYVRNPHKLSRTEESVPLARR